The Peptacetobacter hiranonis DNA window TTTTGCTAACTTAGATAGTCCATAATTACTTTCTAAACAAGCTATAGAAAGTAAAATAACTGCATTTATATCATAATTCTTTTCTGCCTTTAGGAAATACTCTGTTAGGTTAGATAGTGCGTTGTTAGGTTTTAACTTATTAACTGCGAAAGACAGTTCCTCTTTAGTGGTATGTGATAAACCACTTATATTGTTTTTATTAAACATTCAATCACTTCCTTTTAATAAAAAAGGGCATAAAAAAAGAACATATCTTAATCTATGCCCTATCTGTTCTAGTTAGCTTGATTTAATAATCTCTCTAACTCTTCTTTCTGTGTCTGTGTTATTTTGCCTGTGCTATAATATTTGTCTATTGTAGCTTGCATATCTTCTTTACTAGAATAGTTTTCTGCTAATATTACTCTTTTAGCTAAGTTGTACCATATCATACTTCTCACTCCTTTTATTGCTTTTATCATATTCTCACCCCCTTTCAAGGTGTATTAAACCATTAAACCAGACATTTCCATTATTAACATGTCCTGTTCTGCGTTGACTTGTTCAAGTGCGTCAAGTCTTTCATGTACAGTTGGTGTCTGTGGAACCTCTGGTGGCTCTGGAACTGGTGTGTAATCAAATTCTAATTCTTTAGTGTTTGGATTCACTCTGTAAGAAGTACATTCTGCGAATTCTGTTTTAAATTCGCCAAACTGTAACTCTATATAATCTACTTCTGTCTTATTATATTTTTGTAATTCAGAGTAAATTCTCCAATCGTCCTCGCTTGTTGTTGGATTTACCCAACCTTCTGCCTCTCCAGTGTCTAAGACAACTCTACCATCTACTTTTAAATAATAAATTCTTTTTCCGATATATTTGTATCCTGCCATAATGTTCTCCTTTCTATTATTCTATAGCCCAAACTCTTGATATTGATGGTTTAGTTCCTCCAGCGCCAGACCAATTTATTGTCTGAATACTAACTTTTACAGACTCCTTTGTTATAGTTAGTATTTTTCCTCTAGTATGATATCCATCTCCATAGTTTGATTTTATAGTTCCTCCAAAAATATGAATTCCATTGTTAATTATATCCCCTGGTGGAATTACTTCAACAAAAACGTATGTTGGTTTAAAAGATAAGTTTAACGGAATTGTTCTTGTAAAAGTTTCTGTGGTGTTACCACTTGTGTTAAATGGTATCACTATATTGGGTGATAGTATTACTATTTTTTTAAATGGAATAACCATCTCATCTAATTTGTCAGGCACTTCGTTCAAAGAGTTTACTGCCGCAACTCCCTTTTCAATAAGTTTTTCATTTATATTATTAGATACTTTTTCTAGATTTAAATTAATTAATTCTGTTGTGTCTATAGTTTTTTTCAAACTCATAGTTATCACCTCTTATTCTATAGCCCATATTGTTTTTATTTTTGCACTTCCGCTTTGACCATACCAATGTGGGTTTATATCTATTTTAATTGCATTTTTTGTTATACTAGCAATTTCACCACGACAATGTTGCCCCTCATGATAAGAATTTAAGTTGCTGAAAACATTGTCACCATATTGTTTTTCCGCTAGTTCTGGTGGTGGTGAAATCTCAACAAATACTATTGATGGTAAAAAACCAAGGTTTACTTTTACAGTTTGTTGAAAAGAAATGTTCTGTGATGGTAAAGACACATTGGGCTTTATGATAGCAAACTTTTTGTACTGCACAATCATTCTTTCTATTTTTTCTGATACATCTGCTAAATTTGTAGCCTGTTCTCCACCTAATTCGATAAGCTTGTTATCTATATTATTTGCAACTGTTTTTAAGTTGTCTTTCTGTGTGTTTGTATTGTTTATAGTGTCCTTCAAAGACATTTAATCACCTCTATTCTATAGCAATAATTTGATAAATATAAGCACCTGAATACCCGCCACTATTATTATAAAAAATTCTAACACTCTTATTTTTTAAATTTTTTAAATACATTTTATCCATCAAACGATTTATCCATACACCTGTTTTTTCAGATATATTTTTTGTAGAATCTAATACTGCATTATAAGCTCCACCACCAACAAATACAAAAATTTGATTAGGGATAAAAGAAATATTTAATTCTATATCTGTAGTAGACCATTCAGAACCTTCTGGAACAAAGTTTGGTTTTTTATCTTCAAAATTTAATATCGCTATCTTTTTATAATTCTTACTTAACATACTTTTAATGTTGTTGGGTATTTCCTCTAAACTTTTAGAAGTGATACCCCCCCGTACTACAGTTTCATTTATTTTGTCCTTAGCTAACTTTACTTTATTTTTTAAATTCTCTGTCTGTGCTATTGTAGTTTTTAAATCTGCCATATCCTACCTCCTTACACTGGATTACCTATCTCTGTCTCTAACTCTGTATTAATTCCACTTAGCTTTGTAACTTGTCCTGTTAGTTCTTGTTCTAGTGTTTGTGTCTTAGTCTCTAAAGCCTTAACTTTAGTAGCTAGTGCGTCTATTGCTTTTTGTACATCTGTAGCTCCTAATGTGTGCGTGTCTGTGTAGCTTGTTCCACTTGCTGTTGTTTCTATAGAAGAAACATCTGTTTTTAATTCGTCTAGTACCTTATCTAGTGTTTCGCCTGTAAAATGCGACTGTGCGTCTGTTATACGAATCTTAGAATCAACAAGTTCCATTCCATTTACATTGTCTTCAATTTCCTTCATTTTAGCTCTATCTTCTTTAAATGCGTTATCAATCGCCAAATTATCTGCGTTAAAATCTGCCATTTTGACATAATCAGAACCGACGTATTGATTAAGTCCAATTGTTTTCGTTTTAGTTGCCATTTATTCAGCCTCCTTTAAACGTATATTTCTAAGTCTTCCCATGTTATAAACATATCGTCCCAATTCTTAAATTTATAATTATAAGAATCGAACATCTGCCATTCTAGGAAGTCCACCATAAAGCCTTGATAATATCTTTCAAACTCTTTCCAAGTAAGGTTTAAAGTTTCCCATTGCGTCCAAGTCTTGTGGTATCGTGTGCATTCGTCCCAAGTCATGTATGTGAATATAAAATCGTATGTTAGATGAGCAGGTTTAACCCTTTCTATTGCTTCGCGTAAAGCTGACAATGTGTCGGGTTCGCCCCTAACTCCAACGAATTTAACTGTAAACTTATATTCGCTATTTTGTTCGGTTACTTCACAAGCACCACCTGAATATCCTTCTACAAGGCTTTTAATTGCTTTTAATGTTGTTGTTTCTCTATTCTGTAAAGCATTTAATATATTCTGCCTTCTTATCCTTGTTTTCAAGTGTCTTGATATTGGAAGTCCTGCGAACTCCTCCCACTTATCTAACCCCCACGTTGCTGAAACTACAAAACATTGATTAAGAATATCTTGAAAAGCTCTTTTTCTGAAATCATCTTCATTTTCTAATGCTTTTTGAATTAATTTGAAGGTTTCATTGTCTTTTAATAAGTTTGGGTATTTTTCTATTAACAATTAGATCACCCCGTTCAAAGTTATTGTTCCTACTGTTGGTACTTGTTCGGCGCCTACATTAACATTAGACACTGCATTATTGATTTTTACATCATTACAATCCGTTATTGAATCGCAATTTACAAGTAGTGCAAAAACATTCGAATATAATATTTTGTCAGTTACTGTTAAAAGATATTCTTCTAACTTAGCTTTCACTTCTTCCCCAGCTTGTTCTTTAGAATATGCCGAATTTAAAGTAATGTTAGCAGCTATATCAACTTTCAACTCACTAGGTGTAACAACTGTAACTGTCGCCCCAATAGGTCTAACTTCTTCAATGTGTTCTTTGCACCTATCTATAATATCTTTAGATACTGGTTTATTTTTTCTTCCAACAATTGCAACTTTAACAGTTCCCCGTCCGTTCCAAAGCGGTGTTACTTTAGCACCAAAAACACCGTCGCATTCTTTTGCCCATTGTTCATAGTGTGCCACGTTTCCACTTGTGGCGTGATTGCGTTGTGTTTCGTAAAATCTAATCCTTAATTCTTCATCTGTTTCTCTATCTATACCGCCGGTTATTTCACTTGTCGCCACTATAGAATCAAGACCTATAGTTTCTTCTGCTATTAAAAAAATGCTCCCTATAGGAACGTTATAACTAGCACCAACACCATTTGCCTGGATTGGACTTTTATTTTCTTCTACTATTTTGGAAATTGTAACATCTTTTACCACTGAATAATCTAATCCATTAATTCTTATAATAGAACCATTTAATATTTGTGTTCCTATCGAACCTTTGAACTCAACTTCACCCGTTGCAAAATCCCCTTCTTTTCTGTATATCCCGAATTCATTTACCCTTTTATCTAAGTAATCGAAATATCCTTCTTCAATAAAAGCTAATTTAAAAAGGTTCATCATATCAATATACAATTTCGCCTCTTCTACTGATAAAGCCGAAACGGTGCTATTAATCAATGAACCCTCGTTTATTGCTAATCCGGTTTTCTTTATATTTTCATCATTTAAAATTCTATCTTTTATATTTTCATAGGTTTGGTTACTATACAACTAAACGCACCTCCCCATACACTGTTTTTACTGTTATATCTATATGCAATACATCGCCGTCAAATACTATACTATTTTTTTTAACACTTAATAGATATTCATTAACTAACAACGCTTCCTTTATGTATCGAAACGCCTCGGATTCGGTTAATCCTTTAGTAAACCTTTGACCTACCAATGTAATTAATTCCGTTCCATAATCCCATGAAAATATTTCATGTTCATAACGGTTTGTATGTAAGGCGTGGTAAATCCAAACTTGCAACGCTTCTTTTCCCTCTACAATTTTAAAATCTCCGGAATTATCTTTTATAAAATCATCTTTTGCGAAATCCCATGCAAATTCACGATATAACGGCAATTCGTTATTTGTTTCCGGTATGTAGTCACTTTCCGTTCCTATAAACGGAAAAAAATTATTATCCGCCATTACAATTTCACCACCTTGTCTACTACAATATAAGAATTTGCTATTTGTAAGATTACAACCTTGTCACCCTTCTTTAATTCGAATCTATAGTTTGATTCAATAGAAGCTGTTTTTCTGTCTTTTACACCTTGCAATATATAAAGTTCTTTAGAAGTTAGTTCTATATCTTCAAATCTTACCTTTAAATTAGGTACTCCGGATATAACTTCACCTAAAAAACACTCTTGAATATTAAAATATTTTCCTTCTTCTCTCATATTTTCCAATAATTCAATTGAAGGATCACGTGAATTCTTTTTCATTTAACTCCCTCCTAAAGAAACCTTCTTGCATTGTGGAAATCTCCACGACTGTTCAAATTACTTATTTTTACAACATCTCCGGTTTGTGGTGCGTGTAGGTATTTTCCATTTCCAACATATATTCCTACATGGTGTACCGGTGAGCCAAAGAACACACAATCGCCTGGTTGTAATTGCGACTTGCTAACCGCTTGACCATACGTCGATTGTTGACGGCTTGTTCTAGGAACGTTTTTCCCTAACTGTTTTGCCGTCCAATAAACCAACCCGGAACAATCGAATGTATTCGGACCAGTCGCACCCCATTTATAATGTTTGCCAAGTTTTGTTTTTGCAATATCAACGGCTTTACTACTACCACCAACACTAGTTGCTCCACCTTCTATTGCTCCTTCTTTTTCTGTAGAACCTTCACTTATGGTTACTTCATTCATTATATTTTCAAAATTCAAATCTAAATCAACTATATAAGAACCACCCGACCAGGTATGTTTGTCTGAATCAATAAAGAATTTGCCAATTAATCCGGTGTGTGTATCCTTAACGTGAACACCATATCCACTAACACAAGTAATATCGCCAAATCCGGATAAACTAGCCGACTTATCAGCCTTTTTAAATTTATCTTCCGGTTTTATATCTGTCTTGCCTTCTGTTTGTTGCTCGATTTCAGTAATTGTAATGTTGTATAGCTTTTGTGTTTCCTTATCAACTTTTTCAGAAACCTTATTTCCGTTTTTATCAACAATAATAACTTTATTTACCAATTTATCTATACTTGATTTAAACTTACTTTTTATAAGGTTTTCACTTTCATTAAATTGTAATTCTAATACCTTTTCGCCCTTTTCAATTACATTGAATTTATCAATTGTTGTTGTAATCATGTACTTTTTCTTGGTCTTTTCACTAGCTTCCGTATAAGCTGCCATTATTACGTCATATCCTGTACTTTTTGTTATAACCTTAGTAAACTTTTGTCCGGTCTTTGCTAGAGTTCCGGCATTGTAACCAAGTTTTTTTATAACATCTGCTGCTACTTTTTCGGTCGCAACATTATTAAAATTAAACGCCACTTTATTTTTTAATAAATACCCAATATCTTTAGAAGTATATTTCTTTTCATTATTAGAACTATCTGCGTCTACATCAATCAAAATACCTCTAAATATTTCTTTTCCGGACACAAAAAAAGAAACTGTATCACCTTCGCTCACGCCAATTGATTCAATTTCTTTATCTGCTACTGCTTGTAATACGTCAAACTCTAACGTCCTACTTGCGGATTTTATATCCCCACTCCATACTATTTTTGTAACAGCTTGGGTACAATCTAATATTACTCCGGACTTTAAATGTACTTTTAATTCTAGATCCATTTTTTAACCTTTATGGTATTACAAACTTTTGTCCTGGATATATAAGTGAAGGGTTTTTAATCTTATCCTTGTTAGCATTAAATATTTTGGTATAATCTGAACCCTTTCCGTAATATTTTTTACTTATATTCCATAGACAATCGCCCTTTTTTACTGTGTAGTAGCGTTTTTCTTTAGTCGTTTTTGGTTTTGTTGGTCGCTTATTATTTCCGCTAGTTGTAGGCTTTTTAGTATTCTCAACTGTTCTAGTAAATTTAACTTCATTGTGCTCTTGTAAACTTATTTTATAATACACGTCACCGGTTCCGTCTTGTTCCCTATATGTAAAAGATTTAATACGACAACTAATATTAATGCTTGTATCCGTAACAATATATCGAATAATTGTTCCATTTTCTATCCATCCTTCTATTGTTTCAACATAACTGTATGGGTTTGATATTCCGGAATATTCGCAATAACTAGCATTATCACTATAAGGGAAAAATGATTCTAAGGTTGAGGTTGCTAAATCCTCCCCATTAAACACATCTATTTTTTTACCTTTTACAATTCTTTTATTATCAAATTCCGCCGTTCTTTCCACTTCAAATTCGGGCGGTAGAACGGGGATTCGTATAGATTCATTTTCAGCTTTTAACCAAATTTCCATTTTTAAACCCCTCCCCGTTTTGCTAATCTTATCTTTCTATTTATACCGTTTATAATCAGGTCTATATCTGCCTCTTCACGAACTATTATCGTATCTGCTAATTTAGAGAATGTTATTCCCGTTTTAGTATTATTTCTATATTCGTCCGCCTCTCTTCTACTTAATACACGCTCTCCTTGGTGTAACCTTGTTTGGTAGTTATCGTACGGAACACGTGCTAATCCTGAAGCGTGACCAGGTCCTTTTTTACCACCACCGCCAAATACTTGGTTTATTTTTGCTGTAATTGGGTTATTTTTTATAAAGTTCATTGCACGGCTCCAAGCGTCACGCAATGCGTCAATTGCCCCTTTTACAGTTATAAGCATTTGACTTAACATATCTAAAGGTGGCTTTATAATCGACCATGCAAGTTTTAAGGCTGTTCCCATGATTGTCCAAGCCAATTGCCAACCTGTTCCAAGCGCTTTAATTATAGAAGTTATTACACCGGCGTTTTGCCCTATAAATTGTAATATTCTAATCACAATTGGACCCACCGCCCGGACTACTGCACCTATCATTTGGAATATAGTTTGTATAGTAGTTCCAAAAATTGAAAAGATCCCCATAGTTTCCGGAGATTTATTAATAATACTATCTAAAAATCCATTAAACATTTGTCCTAATGGTGCTAATGGCTCTAACATAGATTGTAAACCACTAGTTATCATAGGCGTTAAAACATTTATAGCCTCAGTTATCTTAGTAAATCCGCCAACTAAACCACCCGAAAACGGAGCAAATATATTTTTAATGCCAACTTGCATTACACCTTGTAGTGTAGAAATTGCACCTGGAAGGGTTTTTGACATCTCATCTACTAAACCACCTTGGTTTTGAGCTATTCCCTTTTTTGCTTCTTCAAATGTTTTATATTGGGTTCCTAGCATATTATTCAACATTTCCATGTTGCCCGTTGAACCACTAAAGAAAGCCTCTGCAACCTCTTGTTCTGTTCTCATATCGCCCACGAAGGCTTTTACGTTACCCATTAAAGCGGTTGTATTTTTAGCCTCTTTTATATTACCTTTTTCAATTATAGCTGCTTTCGTTCCGAATTGTGCAACACTCTGTGTACTAAACGGTGTTTTATTTGCATATTGTTCTAAGAATTTATAATATTGGTCTGTTGACTTCTTAGCTTGTTTTTTAGATTGCCCGGAATTTTCTAACACTCTATTTATAGTTATTTTTTGTGTTTGTTCTTGTCCTATACCTTCTATAGCGACCTTCCGGACGGCTGTAAATGTTATTCCGGCTGCAAGACTCATTAGCTTACCTTTTATACCTTGTAGTACAGGACTTGCCTTATCTTGTACTCTAGTCGGAATAACTTTTTCTTTTATTGATTTTAATTTTCCTTTAATTTCTTCTATTTTTGCTTTTGCATTAACTGCGTCTACTCTTATATTAGCTTTAGCTTTTTTTAGTACATCTAATCCCTTTTGAATACTCTTCATTTTGGGACTTGCTTTATCTTGTATAGCTGTTAAGAATTTGATTTTACTATTTTTTTTTGCTTTTTCGACAACACTTAAAACCGGTTTTATTTTGTTTGAAATATTGTCTTTAAACTCTGTTAAAAGGGTTAATTTATAATCTGCCATTTTGCCACCCCTTTTATTTCATATTTTCAATTTCCTTCATTTTCTCTTCAATCTCCATCTTGGCAAAATAGGTTAATACTTTTACTTCCCCAGCCGGCATATCAAATATATCCCTTATGGTGTATTTTTTATTGTATCTGAAGCAATAATACATCAAAAAATAGCGGTCTGAGGAATTAACTAGTTTTTTACATCACTAAATAATACTTCTCCACCGCCTAAACCTTCTATAAGGTTGTATAACTCTTCTCTTTCATTTTTAGTTGTTATCTTTTCTAATAAATCAGTTGGAATTCTAACCCCAAACTTTTTCATTAACCTTTCATTTTTAAATAGACTTGCTCCATTATAAAGCACACTTTCTATTATTGTCATATTCTGTAATTTTCTACTGCTCATTTTTACGCTTCCGTCTGCCTTTATTTCCATACATACATCTAATATAGCTTCAGCACATGCCGGAAGTATTTCTTCTATAGTTACTATAAAATCTTGACCTATCATTTTAGATAGTCTTTCCATTTTTATTTGCTTTTTGGCTCTAGCAAAATTACTATTATCAACTGCCATTAATAATTCTAGTGCGTCCGCTTTTTTATTCTCTACTGCTTTTATTTTGTTATTGTTTGCCATTGTGTCACCCTCCTAAATAAAAAAAGATGACAAGTCGTCCTCTTAAATCTCAATTAATTAAACTAAACTAACTATTTCTACACTTTCATAAGTGAACGGTAATTCTATTTCACCAAGTGTTCCGACTTCAGTTTTAACCCATGTTAAATCGTCGAACATAACGCCATTAAATATTAAACGTTCTGCACCAAGTCCGCTTGGATCATCTAAGTTTGTCATAAGTGTAAATCGCGGTTCCTCTGCATTCCCTAAAGAAAAATCTTTTAGTTTCTTTATTGCAAAACTGTTGATTTTGTAAAGTGTTACTGAACCTTTACCCTCAACCGCTAGTGTCTTATGTTTTACCCTTCTATCTCTTACAACTTTTATACTTTCCTTTTCGAATTCGTCCTTTATATCTATTGCTTTCGCCTCTGACATATATTCTGAATCCCACCATAATTCACCGTATGTCCCTGATTGTATTTTAGTTGCGTCTAATATAGCTCTATAATCTTCAGCCATACTCTTACACCTCCACCGCTATGTCAAAGTCTTCCATTGCGTCAATGCCTTTAACTCGCATAGTTATAAATACGTAAGAATCTGTGTCCGCCTCTCTTATTTCACTTTCTTTCATATCATCGACTTTTACGCCTATTGATTTAAGGTATTCTTTTTGTTTATCCATGTTTATTTCAACAACTGGATTTTCTTTTATTAATCCCTCTTTAACTAACTCGTCTAAGAATAGTTTTATTTCATTCATAAGTAAGCATTTGTTACTATAACTATTCGGTACTTTACCTATATAATTTTCAACGATAACTTTTCTAACCGAATTGTTTATAAAGTCGTACGTTTGCACTATCTTTATCTTCTTGAATGATTTTCCTTTAACCTGGTTGTCTGTAGTTGTTAAAGAAGTTACGCCCCTCGCAATTCTAACCGCACCGGCTGTATTTATTGCAATAAGTTTACCTTCGTTTACTGCTGCATTTGCATTAACGTTAGTTATATCCGGTATTGTTGTTACATCATTTAGGATTGCGTATGTTACTGATTGTGCATAAGGCGTTCCGGCTATAAGTCCGGATATTCTTGCACAGTACTTCGCTTTTAATACTTTTTCGCCGTCAACTTCAACGTTGTCAGTTTGCCAATTGATTATATATTCTTTATCCGGTGGAGTTGCTGACGATATAACCGCCATTACATCAACGCCGTTTTCTCTCATTTTTTCTATGAAAGATATTATTTTTGTATTGTCACTTTCAATTGCGTCCGGATAACATAGTATATTGAATTCTTTATTTTCTAGTAAGTTGAACGCGTTGTCTATAGTTTCGCCACTTGAATTTATAACTGCTAAAACTACTTTTGAAGGTTTGTATGTTACTTCAGTAAGTACTCCGCCTTCATTTCTATCTTGCGTATTGCCTAAAAAAACGGAACTAACTAGCTTTTTATTCGCCTGTGTTAGTTCCGTTGGTATATCTTTTTCATTTTTTATTTCTGTTATTCCAAGGTTTTTTGTATCTTTAAGTACTACTGCTACTATACCGCGCCCGGCTCTTGTTTGTAGCCTTTTTGTTATCTCCTTGAAACTTATCTTAATTTCTGGAAGTCCCATTATTTAATCTCCTCCCTTTTAATATCAATATGCTGCATTAATTTATTAGGTTTGAATTCTAGATCCTTAACGTCATAGAACTCTAATTCAATTGAATAATACAAGTAATCGCTTATATCATCTTTCAAAAATTTAATATTATTGTTTTTAATATTAATTCTTCTATCATTTACTTCTATATAGCTATTAAATAACTTATCCAAATCAGACGCCATATCATAAACTTTAGCTTTATCATCGTGTTCATCTAAAAAATATTTAATATCAACATAAATTAAACGGTAATTACTATATCGCCTATCTGTTTTGTTGACACTAGGATTGATTGAAACGTAAAAACATTCACTATCACTCATTTCCTCGGAGTTAGTAAAAATAGGTATATTATTGTGTGTGTGATATAACATTTTTGTAACTGTATTTAAAATTTCTCTGTATTTAATCATTTTCTAACCCCAATTCTTTTATGTAATACTCACCGTAATAGTCCATATTACTTTTTATTTGATTCATTGTATCTCTAAGCATATAGACACCTTCTACCGGCGACCCTTTCGCTTTTCCGTCCTTTCTTCCTTTTTCTCTAACTTTTTTCTTTTTATTTCCTTTTCTTCTCTTTTTACCTCCACCACCGCCACCTCTGACTCTATGACCAAATTCAACGTGTGGTGCGTATTCCATGTCGTTGAACAACATTCCTTTTTTACCATCAACTTCAATATTCCAATCTTTATGAAGGTCTCCTGTATCTCCAACGGGCGTTTTATCAACTACTATCTCATTTGCATCGGATAATATTTTCATAATTGTATTTTTCATAGCTTTTTCGCTATTTTCTTGGATTTTATTCAAATCTCTTATTAAATCATCGATGTCAGCCATTTTATCGCTCCTTGAGTTCTAGTGTAACTTCTATGTGGTTATAATATCGGAATGGTTTTGACGCCTGGAAATAATAAGTATCTCCAAAATGATTAACTGTTATAAAATCACCCTTCTTTATATTTGCATTTGGGTAAGTAAAAAGAGTGTATGTAGTATAAAAAGATTGCATTTCATTTTCTAGTAGAACCGGCGATTGTTCCTCATCTATTCGACATCTAAGACCTGTTTCGACCTTTTCAATCCTCTTATTTGTAACTCCTGTATCCGGATTCACTGAACTTACCTTTCTTTCAATATCGCAAGTATCTGTATAAAGTGTCGCTAATATATCTGCCTCATTCATTAATAAAACCTCATTCTCCTATGTCGATTCATAGTAGCTTTTTCTTCTTTACTGAATAAAGAATCACTCGACATTTTATTTCCAAAGTTAAAAATAGCCGTGTCCCCTACTGTGTCTTGATAAGTTATAGTAGTTTTTCCGGTGCTTATAC harbors:
- a CDS encoding putative phage tail protein translates to MLIEKYPNLLKDNETFKLIQKALENEDDFRKRAFQDILNQCFVVSATWGLDKWEEFAGLPISRHLKTRIRRQNILNALQNRETTTLKAIKSLVEGYSGGACEVTEQNSEYKFTVKFVGVRGEPDTLSALREAIERVKPAHLTYDFIFTYMTWDECTRYHKTWTQWETLNLTWKEFERYYQGFMVDFLEWQMFDSYNYKFKNWDDMFITWEDLEIYV
- a CDS encoding baseplate J/gp47 family protein; this translates as MINSTVSALSVEEAKLYIDMMNLFKLAFIEEGYFDYLDKRVNEFGIYRKEGDFATGEVEFKGSIGTQILNGSIIRINGLDYSVVKDVTISKIVEENKSPIQANGVGASYNVPIGSIFLIAEETIGLDSIVATSEITGGIDRETDEELRIRFYETQRNHATSGNVAHYEQWAKECDGVFGAKVTPLWNGRGTVKVAIVGRKNKPVSKDIIDRCKEHIEEVRPIGATVTVVTPSELKVDIAANITLNSAYSKEQAGEEVKAKLEEYLLTVTDKILYSNVFALLVNCDSITDCNDVKINNAVSNVNVGAEQVPTVGTITLNGVI
- a CDS encoding DUF2634 domain-containing protein, which encodes MADNNFFPFIGTESDYIPETNNELPLYREFAWDFAKDDFIKDNSGDFKIVEGKEALQVWIYHALHTNRYEHEIFSWDYGTELITLVGQRFTKGLTESEAFRYIKEALLVNEYLLSVKKNSIVFDGDVLHIDITVKTVYGEVRLVV
- a CDS encoding DUF2577 family protein; translated protein: MKKNSRDPSIELLENMREEGKYFNIQECFLGEVISGVPNLKVRFEDIELTSKELYILQGVKDRKTASIESNYRFELKKGDKVVILQIANSYIVVDKVVKL
- a CDS encoding C40 family peptidase → MDLELKVHLKSGVILDCTQAVTKIVWSGDIKSASRTLEFDVLQAVADKEIESIGVSEGDTVSFFVSGKEIFRGILIDVDADSSNNEKKYTSKDIGYLLKNKVAFNFNNVATEKVAADVIKKLGYNAGTLAKTGQKFTKVITKSTGYDVIMAAYTEASEKTKKKYMITTTIDKFNVIEKGEKVLELQFNESENLIKSKFKSSIDKLVNKVIIVDKNGNKVSEKVDKETQKLYNITITEIEQQTEGKTDIKPEDKFKKADKSASLSGFGDITCVSGYGVHVKDTHTGLIGKFFIDSDKHTWSGGSYIVDLDLNFENIMNEVTISEGSTEKEGAIEGGATSVGGSSKAVDIAKTKLGKHYKWGATGPNTFDCSGLVYWTAKQLGKNVPRTSRQQSTYGQAVSKSQLQPGDCVFFGSPVHHVGIYVGNGKYLHAPQTGDVVKISNLNSRGDFHNARRFL
- a CDS encoding LysM peptidoglycan-binding domain-containing protein, which translates into the protein MEIWLKAENESIRIPVLPPEFEVERTAEFDNKRIVKGKKIDVFNGEDLATSTLESFFPYSDNASYCEYSGISNPYSYVETIEGWIENGTIIRYIVTDTSINISCRIKSFTYREQDGTGDVYYKISLQEHNEVKFTRTVENTKKPTTSGNNKRPTKPKTTKEKRYYTVKKGDCLWNISKKYYGKGSDYTKIFNANKDKIKNPSLIYPGQKFVIP
- a CDS encoding phage tail assembly chaperone, with protein sequence MANNNKIKAVENKKADALELLMAVDNSNFARAKKQIKMERLSKMIGQDFIVTIEEILPACAEAILDVCMEIKADGSVKMSSRKLQNMTIIESVLYNGASLFKNERLMKKFGVRIPTDLLEKITTKNEREELYNLIEGLGGGEVLFSDVKN
- a CDS encoding phage tail tube protein, which gives rise to MAEDYRAILDATKIQSGTYGELWWDSEYMSEAKAIDIKDEFEKESIKVVRDRRVKHKTLAVEGKGSVTLYKINSFAIKKLKDFSLGNAEEPRFTLMTNLDDPSGLGAERLIFNGVMFDDLTWVKTEVGTLGEIELPFTYESVEIVSLV
- a CDS encoding phage tail sheath subtilisin-like domain-containing protein, yielding MGLPEIKISFKEITKRLQTRAGRGIVAVVLKDTKNLGITEIKNEKDIPTELTQANKKLVSSVFLGNTQDRNEGGVLTEVTYKPSKVVLAVINSSGETIDNAFNLLENKEFNILCYPDAIESDNTKIISFIEKMRENGVDVMAVISSATPPDKEYIINWQTDNVEVDGEKVLKAKYCARISGLIAGTPYAQSVTYAILNDVTTIPDITNVNANAAVNEGKLIAINTAGAVRIARGVTSLTTTDNQVKGKSFKKIKIVQTYDFINNSVRKVIVENYIGKVPNSYSNKCLLMNEIKLFLDELVKEGLIKENPVVEINMDKQKEYLKSIGVKVDDMKESEIREADTDSYVFITMRVKGIDAMEDFDIAVEV
- a CDS encoding phage tail terminator family protein gives rise to the protein MIKYREILNTVTKMLYHTHNNIPIFTNSEEMSDSECFYVSINPSVNKTDRRYSNYRLIYVDIKYFLDEHDDKAKVYDMASDLDKLFNSYIEVNDRRINIKNNNIKFLKDDISDYLYYSIELEFYDVKDLEFKPNKLMQHIDIKREEIK
- a CDS encoding HK97 gp10 family phage protein; translation: MADIDDLIRDLNKIQENSEKAMKNTIMKILSDANEIVVDKTPVGDTGDLHKDWNIEVDGKKGMLFNDMEYAPHVEFGHRVRGGGGGGKKRRKGNKKKKVREKGRKDGKAKGSPVEGVYMLRDTMNQIKSNMDYYGEYYIKELGLEND